A single region of the Malus sylvestris chromosome 8, drMalSylv7.2, whole genome shotgun sequence genome encodes:
- the LOC126632666 gene encoding serpin-ZX-like isoform X2, with amino-acid sequence MDLRESIINQNDFALGLTKQLLQTEGKQSNLVYSPLSIHVLLSLIAAGSKGPTQDQLLSFLQSKSTDHLSSFAAELVSVIFSNGSPSGGPQLSFANGGWVDRRLPLKPSFKQVVETSYMAALTQVDFQTNAAQVASGVNSWAEKETRGLIKEVLPPGSVDCSTTLIFANALYFKGAWTEKFDASQTKEHDFHLLDGSAVKVPFMTNRKKQYVRSFNGFSVLGLHYKQGEDKRCFSMHIFLPEAKDGLPALVEKLGSESGFLDRHLPKQKIAVGNFRVPKFKISFGFEASNVLKGLGLVLPFGGGGGLTEMVDSPEGKNLYVSSIFHKSFIEVNEEGTEAAAASAFRKTMLCLPRAVDFVADRPFLFLVKEELTGAVLFIGHVLNPLAG; translated from the exons ATGGATCTGAGAGAAAGCATCATCAACCAAAACGACTTCGCTCTGGGGCTGACGAAGCAGCTGCTTCAGACCGAAGGCAAGCAATCGAACCTCGTGTACTCGCCGCTGTCCATCCACGTGCTGTTGAGCCTGATCGCGGCCGGGTCAAAGGGTCCGACTCAGGACCAGCTGCTGTCTTTTCTCCAGTCAAAGTCCACCGACCACCTCAGCTCCTTCGCCGCCGAGCTCGTCTCTGTGATTTTCTCCAATGGGTCCCCTAGCGGCGGCCCCCAGCTGTCGTTTGCAAATGGGGGTTGGGTGGACAGGCGTCTCCCTCTGAAGCCATCTTTCAAGCAGGTGGTGGAAACTTCTTACATGGCCGCTCTCACCCAAGTCGATTTTCAGACCAAT GCTGCTCAAGTGGCCTCGGGGGTGAATTCATGGGCTGAAAAGGAGACGAGAGGCCTTATCAAGGAGGTACTTCCTCCTGGGTCAGTTGACTGCTCAACCACGCTCATCTTTGCAAATGCGTTATACTTCAAAGGAGCTTGGACTGAAAAGTTTGATGCATCACAAACGAAAGAGCATGATTTCCACCTTCTCGATGGGAGCGCAGTTAAGGTGCCCTTCATGACCAACAGGAAGAAGCAGTATGTAAGAtccttcaatggtttctcagtcTTAGGGCTTCATTACAAGCAAGGTGAAGACAAGCGATGTTTCTCCATGCACATCTTTCTTCCAGAGGCGAAAGATGGGCTGCCAGCTTTGGTTGAGAAACTTGGTTCTGAGTCCGGGTTTTTGGATCGCCATCTTCCCAAGCAAAAAATTGCAGTGGGTAATTTCAGGGTTCCAAAGTTTAAGATTTCATTTGGGTTTGAAGCTTCGAATGTCCTTAAAGGTCTGGGCTTGGTGCTGCCATTCGGTGGTGGAGGAGGTTTGACAGAGATGGTGGACTCGCCTGAGGGTAAGAACTTATACGTGTCCAGCATTTTCCATAAGTCGTTCATCGAAGTGAACGAAGAAGGCACGGAAGCCGCAGCTGCTTCCGCCTTTCGTAAAACTATGCTGTGTCTGCCGAGGGCGGTTGACTTTGTGGCTGATCGTCCATTCCTCTTCTTGGTCAAGGAAGAATTGACCGGAGCCGTGCTGTTCATCGGCCATGTACTCAATCCTCTTGCAGGCTGA